Genomic window (Hydrogenimonas cancrithermarum):
TTCGACGGCACGGCGCGACGAAGGGTTGAAGTTCGAAATGTATGCCGCCGAGGGCGTCAAATACTATGTGCTCGTCTATCCGAACGAGTTGGTCGCCAAGGTCTATCGCAACGGCGGCGAGGGTTTTAGAAAAGTGGGAGATTTCCGCAGGGAAACGGTTTCGTTCGAGCGTTTGGTGTGTGATTTCGCGTTCGATTTCGACGCGCTCTTTTCACGTTTTAGATAATCTCGCGCTTTAAGCCCCGCTGCAGAGGCGGCATGATAGCATTAACGAAACAAAAGTAGAAGGATGGTCAATGCAGTATGTCGATATGAGTTCGGACGAGTTTCTGGCGGAGTTGGAGAAAACGAAAAAATTTACGGACAAAGTATGCAAACAGTTCGGATGGGTCTACAACCCCAATGAAGATGTTAACGAAGGTGTGACGATGGGGCTGGCCCGTAACAAACTTCTGTATGGGAAGCGATGGTGCCCCTGTTTTATGGTCATCGAAGATGAAAACGGCAAACACAAAAGTGCGGATGGCCGCATCTGCCCCTGCAAACCGGCGATCGAAAAAGAGATCCCAGAAGAGGGAAAATGCCACTGTGGGATCTTCTGTACACCGGAGTATGCGGCGACGCATGATCATTGATTTTTTTGAGTGAGAAGGTTGGACGGTTAGAGGGTGAGATCGTCATCTTCGATGACTGGTGGGGTCGCTTCGCTGGTGGGAAGGTGATAGGGTGAGAAAGGATTGAAATGGTTGTGCATATCGTAATGTTTCGGTTCGAGGATGAGAACAAATCTGAAAATATCGAAAAAGTGAAAGAGATGCTCGAGGCGCTGCCGGAGAAGATTCCTTCGCTTCGGTCGATGGAGGCCGGGGTCGATTTTCTCCATTCCGAGCGGTCGATGGATCTGGTGCTGACTTCGACGTTCGACGACCGAGATGGGCTGGAAGCGTACCGCGTGCACCCGGCACATCAGGAGGTGGTCGCTTTCATTAAAGAGGTTACCGTCGAAAGCCGTGTGGTCGACTATGAAAGATAGATGTCGTTTGTCGTTCGGACGGGGCTTCGCCCCTCTTTGTCGTAAGAGAAGAGTGTTATGAGTTCCGGAATTCTCGCGATGATGCTGGGCGTCTCCACGCTGCTCGGGGCGCTCGGCCTTTTTGCGCTGCTTTGGGGACACAAGACCGGACAGTTCGAAGACAAGCACAAGTTTCTGGACGGGGCGCTTTACGATGGCGAAGAGGAGCTCAAAGACGCGGTGATGATGGAAGAGAAACGCAAAGAGGTCGCGAGCCGCAAAGCGCAAGCTTTGGAGGAGAAGAGGAAAGACAAACGGGTGATGCCGGATTGAGTGAGGAGTGAGAAGTGAGCAGTGAGAAGGCAGTAGAAAAGATTCGTGAGATTCTCGCGAAAGATGAAAATGTACGATTCGGTTATCTTTTCGGCTCCTATGCGGATGGAACGTTCGATGAACGCAGTGATGTGGATATCGCGGTCTTTTGTGAGCGGGACGATCTGGATATGCGGCTCGGACTCCATCATCGGCTGCAAAAGTTCTTGAAAAAAGAGGTGGATTTGGTCTGTCTGAACCGTGTCAAAAACCTTTTTCTGCTCGAATCTATCCTGGATGGTATTCTCCTCAAAGATCATGAGGAGCGGCCTTATTACGAAGTGATGAAACGGCATGAGATTATCGATTACAAACTCTTCAAAAGTATGATCGATGCGGCATAAAATCGAAAAGAAGATCGAGAGGATCGATTATTGTGTCGATTTGCTGGAAAATTACAAACCTGAGTGCAGAGATAAATTCAAAACGGACCCTATGTTCGAAGGTGCGTTGCTACACTATCTCTATTTGGCGAGCGACGGGTGTGTGTCGTTGGCCGAAATGGTCTTGAAGTACAAGAAAAAGGGCAATGCCCAAAGTTATTACGAAGCGATCGATGCTTTGGGCGAGTATGGCATCATTCCCAGAGCGTTTGCCTACGATTTCGCCAAAATCGCCTCTTTCAGAAATTTTTTGGCCCACGATTATGAAAAGATTGATCCATTGTTGATTTGTGAGCAGGCTCTGGAAAAGTTGGAAGAGATTCGAGAGTATCTGCGTTTTATAGAAAAAGCTATCGATTGAAGGATTGAAGAGATGATACCAGCGGGTATGCCGACGGGAGGGTATGTGATCAATACGGCGGCGCTGCCGGGATTTTTGGTGTGGGCCGGGGTGATCGTTCTGACGATGGCGTTGGCATGGTTGCTCGAGCGATGAAAAGAGCGCTGTTTCTCGACCGCGACGGGGTGATCAACATCGATCACGGGTATGTGAGCCGTATCGAAGATTTCGAATTTGTCGATGGGATTTTGGATTTTATAAAAGATGCCCAGGAAAAGGGGTATCTGCCCATCATCGTGACCAACCAGTCGGGGATTGGGCGCGGGTATTACTCGTCGGAGGATTTCGAGAGACTGACGGACTACATGCTCGAAAAGATGCGGGAGGCGGGCATAGCGATCGACCGTTCGCAGATTTTCCACTGCCCGCACGATCCGGAAGAGGGGTGCGACTGCCGCAAGCCGATGCCGGGGATGCTCCTGGCGGCCAAAGAGCGTTTCGCGATCGATATGGAACACTCCTGGATGCTCGGTGACAAACCCGGCGATATCGAAGCGGCCAAGAGAGCCGGGGTGGGGCATACGCGCTTTGTCGAAAGAAACAGCTCCATCGATTGGCGGTTGGACGAGTGGGAAAGTGATACAATTGTAGAAAAGATTCGTGAAGCTCTCGTGTCGGATCGCATCATGTGGCAAAAGCACGCCTTGCAGCGTATGTTGGAGCGGGGCATCTCCCGAAAAAGGGTGCGAAAGGCTCTCCTGTGTGGAATGGTCATCGAGCGGTACGATAACGACCGGCCGTTTCCCAGTCTACTTCTGCTCGATAAGAGCGAGGAGCCTCTGCACGTCGTCGCGGCATATGACGAGGTTGGAGAGATGTGTTACATCGTGACGGCCTACCGCCCCGATACGAGATATTTCGAACCGGATTTGAGAACGAGGAGAAGATGATGCGAAAAAGCCGATGTGCTCTATGTGGGGGCGAGATGAAGCCCGGCAAGACGACTTTTACGGTGGATCTGGGATTTGGCGTCGTCGTGGTGCGCGGCGTGCCCGCCATGGTTTGCGAACAGTGTGGGGAAGAGTGGATGAAGGAGG
Coding sequences:
- the mntA gene encoding type VII toxin-antitoxin system MntA family adenylyltransferase antitoxin translates to MSSEKAVEKIREILAKDENVRFGYLFGSYADGTFDERSDVDIAVFCERDDLDMRLGLHHRLQKFLKKEVDLVCLNRVKNLFLLESILDGILLKDHEERPYYEVMKRHEIIDYKLFKSMIDAA
- a CDS encoding Dabb family protein, whose translation is MVVHIVMFRFEDENKSENIEKVKEMLEALPEKIPSLRSMEAGVDFLHSERSMDLVLTSTFDDRDGLEAYRVHPAHQEVVAFIKEVTVESRVVDYER
- the ccoS gene encoding cbb3-type cytochrome oxidase assembly protein CcoS — encoded protein: MSSGILAMMLGVSTLLGALGLFALLWGHKTGQFEDKHKFLDGALYDGEEELKDAVMMEEKRKEVASRKAQALEEKRKDKRVMPD
- the gmhB gene encoding D-glycero-beta-D-manno-heptose 1,7-bisphosphate 7-phosphatase; amino-acid sequence: MKRALFLDRDGVINIDHGYVSRIEDFEFVDGILDFIKDAQEKGYLPIIVTNQSGIGRGYYSSEDFERLTDYMLEKMREAGIAIDRSQIFHCPHDPEEGCDCRKPMPGMLLAAKERFAIDMEHSWMLGDKPGDIEAAKRAGVGHTRFVERNSSIDWRLDEWESDTIVEKIREALVSDRIMWQKHALQRMLERGISRKRVRKALLCGMVIERYDNDRPFPSLLLLDKSEEPLHVVAAYDEVGEMCYIVTAYRPDTRYFEPDLRTRRR
- a CDS encoding type II toxin-antitoxin system MqsA family antitoxin — protein: MMRKSRCALCGGEMKPGKTTFTVDLGFGVVVVRGVPAMVCEQCGEEWMKEETAETLERIVDEARGRHAMIEVAQYEDIKKAS
- the hepT gene encoding type VII toxin-antitoxin system HepT family RNase toxin, with product MRHKIEKKIERIDYCVDLLENYKPECRDKFKTDPMFEGALLHYLYLASDGCVSLAEMVLKYKKKGNAQSYYEAIDALGEYGIIPRAFAYDFAKIASFRNFLAHDYEKIDPLLICEQALEKLEEIREYLRFIEKAID